The following proteins are encoded in a genomic region of Streptomyces sp. NBC_01723:
- a CDS encoding winged helix DNA-binding domain-containing protein has product MRVLDARALGRATLARQLLLDRADAPVLDTVAHLGGLQAQEPQEPFVGLWSRLRGFRPAVLSDLLTGRRVVRTHLMRRTVHLVTAEDALAWRPRHDAMLRGRVLGTYRRELDGVDLAELAAAGRAVMSDGEPRSMGDLARALADRWPEPGPRALGEMLVAALIPMVQLPPRGLWRTRAGVRNAPFTAWLGRDADPPAPPGTDPVGETLVRRYLAAFGPAASADLRAWCGLAGLPAAVAAVRGELVAFRDERGRELLDLPEAPRPDPGTPAPVRFLPAFDNVILGYQDRSRIIDDEHRGLSVAGARVVLVDGRVSATWAVEDGTVSVTPLRRLSRTDRAEVAEEGRALAAFLSDGDGDRVRVGAAPP; this is encoded by the coding sequence GTGAGGGTGCTCGACGCCCGGGCACTGGGCCGCGCGACCCTCGCCAGGCAACTGCTGCTCGACCGTGCGGACGCCCCGGTCCTGGACACCGTCGCGCACCTGGGCGGCCTCCAGGCGCAGGAGCCGCAGGAACCGTTCGTGGGGCTCTGGTCGCGGCTGCGGGGCTTCCGGCCCGCGGTGCTCTCCGACCTGCTGACCGGGCGTCGGGTGGTGCGCACCCACCTCATGCGGCGCACGGTCCATCTCGTCACCGCCGAGGACGCCCTCGCCTGGCGGCCCCGCCACGACGCCATGCTGCGCGGCCGCGTCCTCGGCACCTACCGCCGCGAACTCGACGGGGTCGACCTGGCCGAGCTGGCGGCGGCGGGGCGGGCCGTGATGTCCGACGGCGAGCCCCGCTCGATGGGTGACCTGGCGCGGGCGCTCGCCGACCGCTGGCCGGAACCGGGACCCCGGGCCCTGGGGGAGATGCTGGTCGCCGCGCTGATCCCGATGGTGCAGCTGCCCCCGCGGGGACTGTGGCGCACCCGGGCGGGCGTGCGCAACGCCCCGTTCACCGCCTGGCTGGGCCGCGACGCCGACCCACCGGCCCCGCCGGGCACCGACCCGGTCGGGGAGACGCTCGTACGGCGCTACCTCGCCGCGTTCGGCCCCGCCGCCTCGGCGGACCTGCGCGCCTGGTGCGGCCTCGCCGGACTGCCGGCCGCGGTCGCCGCCGTACGCGGGGAACTGGTCGCCTTCCGCGACGAACGGGGCCGGGAACTGCTGGACCTCCCCGAGGCCCCGCGCCCCGATCCCGGCACCCCCGCCCCGGTGCGGTTCCTGCCGGCGTTCGACAACGTGATCCTCGGCTACCAGGACCGGAGCCGGATCATCGACGACGAGCACCGGGGCCTGTCCGTCGCCGGAGCCCGCGTCGTCCTGGTCGACGGCCGGGTCTCCGCGACCTGGGCCGTCGAGGACGGCACGGTGAGCGTCACCCCGCTGCGCCGCCTCTCCCGGACGGACCGCGCGGAGGTCGCCGAGGAGGGGCGGGCCCTGGCGGCCTTCCTCTCCGACGGGGACGGCGACCGGGTCCGGGTCGGCGCGGCACCGCCCTGA
- a CDS encoding MMPL family transporter: MATFLYRLGRRAFRRRGLVALLWVAILVGAGVAASTAPAPPEDSFSMPGTESQKAFDLLDEQFPAASAEGATARVVIRAPDGEKISGPAGKAQVEELVTALGDGPQVASVDDPFKANAVSEDGTTAYASVTYKVNAMELTDEARDALTNATDDAREGGFTVETGGDAVMAEQEMGGTAELIGIGVAAIVLLLTFGSLVAAGMPLLSAIIGVGIGISAIGALGSTLELSATTSTLAMMIGLAVAIDYALFIVSRYRAEIAEGRTPEDAAGRAVGTAGSAVVFAGLTVVVALAGLAIVNIPILTKMGLAAAGTVGIAVLIALTLTPALLGFAGRKALSRKDRKAAATERTVPAKPKLGTRWARFVLRRPVTVLLTAVLGLGVIAVPAAGMELGLPDEGSSAPDTTQRKAYDMLSDSFGAGFNGPLMVTYDGREADDPQAAVDSVRERITGLGEAAAVTPARFNEQGDTAVLTVVPKTGPSDAATESLVRDIRSLSGDIEADTGGTMLVTGATAMTIDFSQTLDDALIPYLALVVGLAFLLLMLVFRSILVPLKAALGFLLSVAAALGAVVAVFQWGWLADVFGVDQPGPIMSMMPIFMIGVVFGLAMDYEVFLVTRMREAYVHGSSAADSVTTGFTHGGRVVAAAAIIMISVFSGFIMENDDMIKMMGFGLAIAVLFDAFVVRMAIVPAVLALLGTKAWWLPKWLDRLLPNVDVEGEKLHKELGDTPPPAEPAREPETAGV, encoded by the coding sequence GTGGCTACGTTTCTCTATCGACTCGGCCGAAGGGCGTTCCGGCGCCGCGGCCTCGTCGCCCTCCTGTGGGTGGCCATACTCGTGGGCGCCGGTGTCGCGGCGTCCACCGCGCCCGCCCCGCCCGAAGACTCCTTCTCCATGCCCGGCACCGAGTCGCAGAAGGCGTTCGACCTGCTCGACGAGCAGTTCCCGGCCGCCAGTGCCGAGGGCGCCACCGCGCGGGTCGTGATCCGCGCCCCCGACGGCGAGAAGATATCCGGCCCGGCCGGCAAGGCCCAGGTCGAGGAACTGGTCACCGCTCTCGGGGACGGCCCGCAGGTCGCCTCGGTCGACGACCCGTTCAAGGCGAACGCCGTCAGCGAGGACGGCACCACGGCGTACGCCTCCGTGACCTACAAGGTCAACGCCATGGAACTGACCGACGAGGCCCGGGACGCGCTCACCAACGCCACCGACGACGCGCGCGAGGGCGGGTTCACCGTCGAGACCGGCGGCGACGCGGTCATGGCCGAGCAGGAGATGGGCGGCACCGCCGAACTGATCGGCATCGGCGTCGCCGCGATCGTGCTCCTGCTGACCTTCGGCTCACTGGTCGCGGCCGGCATGCCGCTGCTCTCGGCGATCATCGGGGTCGGGATCGGCATCTCCGCGATCGGGGCGCTCGGCAGCACGCTGGAGCTGTCCGCCACCACCTCCACCCTGGCCATGATGATCGGCCTCGCGGTCGCCATCGACTACGCCCTGTTCATCGTCTCCCGCTACCGCGCGGAGATCGCCGAGGGCCGCACCCCCGAGGACGCCGCGGGACGCGCCGTCGGCACCGCGGGTTCCGCCGTGGTCTTCGCCGGACTCACCGTCGTCGTGGCCCTGGCCGGCCTCGCGATCGTCAACATCCCGATCCTCACCAAGATGGGCCTGGCCGCCGCCGGCACCGTCGGCATCGCCGTACTGATCGCGCTCACCCTCACCCCGGCGCTGCTCGGCTTCGCCGGCCGCAAGGCGCTCAGCCGCAAGGACCGCAAGGCGGCCGCCACGGAGCGGACCGTCCCCGCCAAGCCCAAGCTCGGCACCCGCTGGGCCCGGTTCGTCCTGCGGCGTCCGGTGACCGTGCTGCTGACCGCGGTCCTCGGCCTCGGCGTGATCGCCGTGCCGGCCGCCGGCATGGAGCTGGGCCTGCCCGACGAGGGCAGCTCGGCACCGGACACCACGCAGCGCAAGGCCTACGACATGCTGTCCGACTCCTTCGGCGCCGGGTTCAACGGCCCGTTGATGGTGACCTACGACGGCAGGGAAGCTGACGACCCGCAGGCCGCCGTCGACAGCGTCCGCGAACGGATCACCGGCCTCGGCGAGGCAGCTGCCGTCACTCCGGCCAGGTTCAACGAACAGGGCGACACCGCCGTCCTCACCGTGGTGCCCAAGACCGGTCCGAGCGACGCCGCCACCGAATCGCTGGTCCGTGACATCCGCTCACTGTCCGGCGACATCGAGGCCGACACTGGCGGCACCATGCTCGTCACCGGAGCGACCGCGATGACGATCGACTTCTCGCAGACCCTGGACGACGCGCTCATCCCGTACCTGGCACTGGTCGTCGGACTCGCCTTCCTGCTGCTCATGCTGGTGTTCCGCTCGATCCTCGTCCCGCTCAAGGCCGCCCTGGGCTTCCTGCTGTCGGTCGCCGCGGCGCTCGGCGCGGTGGTCGCGGTCTTCCAGTGGGGCTGGCTCGCGGACGTCTTCGGGGTGGACCAGCCGGGCCCGATCATGTCGATGATGCCCATCTTCATGATCGGCGTGGTCTTCGGCCTCGCGATGGACTACGAGGTCTTCCTCGTGACCCGCATGCGGGAGGCGTACGTCCACGGATCGTCCGCCGCCGACTCCGTCACCACCGGCTTCACCCACGGCGGCCGGGTGGTCGCGGCGGCCGCGATCATCATGATCAGCGTCTTCTCCGGCTTCATCATGGAGAACGACGACATGATCAAGATGATGGGCTTCGGCCTCGCCATCGCCGTGCTCTTCGACGCCTTCGTGGTCCGCATGGCCATCGTGCCCGCGGTGCTCGCCCTGCTCGGCACCAAGGCGTGGTGGCTGCCCAAGTGGCTGGACCGCCTCCTGCCGAACGTCGACGTGGAGGGCGAGAAGCTGCACAAGGAGCTGGGCGACACACCGCCGCCCGCGGAGCCCGCGCGCGAGCCGGAGACGGCCGGGGTCTGA
- a CDS encoding aspartate aminotransferase family protein: MPSETPGTDPGRHLIRYSGHAPFSPEVVVRAAGTSVFTESGRELLDFTSGQMSAILGHSHPAIVSTVREQVAHLDHLHSGMLSRPVVELARRLAGTLPEPLDKALLLTTGAEANEAAVRMAKLVTGRHEIVSFARSWHGMTQAAANATYSAGRKGYGPAAPGNFALPVPDRHRPSVVGADGELDWRRQLDLGFEMIDAQSVGSLAACLVEPILSSGGVVELPPGYLAALADKCRERGMLLILDEAQTGLCRTGDWYAFQHDGVVPDILTLSKTLGAGLPLAAVLTGAEIERRAHERGFLFFTTHVNDPLPAAVGNTVLDILVRDRLDERARRLGGMLRDGLDRLAERHEVVGDVRGRGLLLGMELVGDDVLGDGGADRLGAAVTRRCYELGLHMNIVQLPGMGGIFRIAPPLTASDEEIARGVAVLDEALTDAARDL; this comes from the coding sequence ATGCCTTCCGAGACTCCCGGCACCGATCCGGGGCGCCACCTCATCCGCTACTCCGGCCACGCACCGTTCTCGCCGGAGGTCGTCGTCCGGGCCGCGGGCACCTCCGTCTTCACCGAGAGCGGTCGTGAACTGCTGGACTTCACCTCGGGTCAGATGAGTGCCATCCTCGGCCACTCCCACCCGGCGATCGTCTCGACCGTGCGCGAGCAGGTCGCCCACCTCGACCACCTGCACAGCGGCATGCTCAGCCGGCCGGTCGTCGAGCTGGCCCGGCGGCTGGCGGGGACGCTGCCCGAGCCGTTGGACAAGGCGCTGCTCCTGACCACCGGGGCGGAGGCGAACGAGGCCGCCGTGCGGATGGCGAAGCTCGTCACCGGGCGGCACGAGATCGTCTCCTTCGCCCGGTCCTGGCACGGCATGACCCAGGCCGCCGCGAACGCCACCTACAGCGCCGGCCGCAAGGGCTACGGCCCGGCGGCACCCGGCAACTTCGCGCTGCCGGTGCCGGACCGCCACCGCCCCTCCGTAGTCGGCGCGGACGGCGAGCTGGACTGGCGCCGCCAGCTCGACCTGGGCTTCGAGATGATCGACGCCCAGTCGGTGGGCAGTCTCGCGGCGTGCCTGGTCGAGCCGATCCTCTCCTCGGGCGGCGTCGTCGAACTCCCGCCGGGCTATCTCGCCGCGCTGGCGGACAAGTGCCGGGAGCGGGGCATGCTGCTGATCCTGGACGAGGCACAGACCGGGCTGTGCCGCACCGGCGACTGGTATGCCTTCCAGCACGACGGCGTGGTGCCGGACATCCTGACGCTGTCCAAGACGCTCGGCGCGGGGCTGCCGCTGGCCGCCGTGCTGACCGGCGCGGAGATCGAGCGGCGGGCGCACGAACGCGGATTCCTGTTCTTCACCACCCACGTCAACGACCCGCTGCCGGCCGCCGTCGGCAACACCGTCCTCGACATCCTGGTGCGCGACCGGCTCGACGAGCGTGCGCGGCGGCTCGGCGGCATGCTGCGGGACGGCCTCGACCGGCTCGCCGAGCGGCACGAGGTGGTCGGCGACGTCCGCGGCCGGGGGCTGCTGCTCGGCATGGAACTGGTCGGGGACGACGTGCTCGGTGACGGCGGAGCCGACCGGCTGGGCGCCGCCGTCACCCGGCGCTGCTACGAGCTGGGGCTGCACATGAACATCGTCCAGCTCCCGGGAATGGGCGGCATCTTCCGTATCGCGCCGCCGCTGACGGCGAGCGACGAGGAGATCGCCCGCGGCGTGGCCGTCCTCGACGAGGCGCTCACCGACGCCGCCCGGGACCTCTGA
- a CDS encoding LysR substrate-binding domain-containing protein, with protein sequence MLNSGRLHLLGLLDTLGTVRAVADTLHLSASTVSQQLAVLETETRCRLIERTGRRVRLTPAGLLLARRGREILDRMAEAEAELRALNDEPIGTVRLGVFQSAIYSLAVPAATRLATTHPHLHVELVEMEPHESGPALRSGEADVIVTTTDYTGLSWGADLDIVSLGSDSVVLVLPVGHPLASRAAVNLAACEEETWACDRPQSYMADLTLRLCREAGFEPRVACRFSNYLMLLRHVETTGSIALLPALAVTPEHAVLTRRLSPAVHRNVVVVVRRGTPRRAAVGAVIAALRDHPEIPALAAPRPVPERRGDRP encoded by the coding sequence GTGCTCAACTCGGGACGGCTGCACCTCCTCGGCCTGCTGGACACGCTCGGTACCGTCCGCGCGGTCGCCGACACACTGCATCTGAGCGCGTCGACGGTCTCCCAGCAGCTGGCGGTGCTGGAGACGGAGACCCGGTGCCGGCTGATCGAGCGGACCGGTCGGCGGGTGCGGCTCACACCGGCCGGGCTCCTGCTGGCCCGACGGGGCCGGGAGATCCTCGACCGGATGGCCGAGGCCGAGGCGGAACTGCGGGCCCTGAACGACGAGCCGATCGGCACCGTCCGGCTCGGCGTGTTCCAGAGCGCGATCTACAGCCTCGCGGTCCCGGCGGCGACCCGCCTGGCCACCACCCACCCGCACCTGCACGTCGAACTCGTCGAGATGGAGCCGCACGAGAGCGGACCCGCCCTGCGCTCGGGCGAGGCCGACGTCATCGTCACGACCACCGACTACACCGGCCTCTCCTGGGGCGCGGACCTCGACATCGTCTCGCTGGGCAGCGACTCGGTCGTGCTGGTCCTGCCCGTGGGCCACCCGCTGGCCTCCCGCGCGGCGGTGAACCTCGCGGCCTGTGAGGAGGAGACCTGGGCGTGCGACCGGCCCCAGTCGTACATGGCGGACCTGACCCTGCGGCTGTGCCGCGAGGCGGGGTTCGAACCCCGGGTGGCCTGCCGCTTCAGCAACTACCTGATGCTGCTGCGGCACGTCGAGACGACGGGATCGATCGCCCTGCTGCCCGCCCTGGCCGTCACACCGGAACACGCCGTCCTCACCCGGCGGCTCAGCCCGGCGGTGCACCGCAACGTCGTCGTCGTGGTACGCCGGGGCACCCCCCGGCGCGCAGCGGTCGGCGCGGTCATCGCCGCGCTCCGCGACCACCCCGAGATTCCGGCCCTCGCCGCCCCGCGACCCGTCCCCGAGCGACGCGGCGACCGCCCGTGA
- a CDS encoding VOC family protein, whose amino-acid sequence MSVRAVTHLNFRGDARAALTFYASAFGGDVAVVTYKDAGSVQDPAEADQVMWGQVSTADGPCVMAYDVPSGLPWNQGENAFFVSLRGDGADEIGAYWERLAEGATVLRPLAPAEWAPLYGMLRDRFGVTWVLDVVSGYQA is encoded by the coding sequence GTGTCCGTCAGAGCAGTGACCCACCTGAATTTCCGGGGAGACGCCCGCGCGGCCCTCACCTTCTACGCGTCCGCGTTCGGCGGTGACGTGGCCGTGGTGACGTACAAGGACGCCGGAAGCGTCCAGGACCCCGCCGAGGCGGACCAGGTGATGTGGGGCCAGGTGTCCACCGCCGACGGCCCGTGCGTGATGGCCTACGACGTGCCCTCCGGCCTGCCGTGGAACCAGGGCGAGAACGCCTTCTTCGTCTCGCTCCGGGGCGACGGTGCCGACGAGATCGGCGCGTACTGGGAGAGGCTGGCCGAGGGGGCGACCGTGCTGCGGCCCCTGGCACCCGCCGAGTGGGCGCCGCTCTACGGCATGCTGCGCGACCGCTTCGGCGTCACCTGGGTCCTGGACGTCGTGAGCGGGTACCAGGCGTGA